A segment of the Oncorhynchus tshawytscha isolate Ot180627B linkage group LG19, Otsh_v2.0, whole genome shotgun sequence genome:
CATTCAGTTCTTCACACCCCATCATtttgaggtattgtttgttttgtgacacacgtcTTTCGTAACTCTGTTTTTCCCGTGATTTtctcctcccgtgtatgatagatttgcctgcctcactaacaacgtctttttgcctattccctccctgcctgtactttagcctatcggatttcctgttatcaaactattgcctgatctcccggactacgttactagccttttcactGCCAggtactgttgcccttttggaccccctgtgtatgacctgcctgcccctggaccaagctacctgcctcctccagtggTCCTTTTCTATgcacacctgctgcgccctgcgcttgaaaccagctctctgtctcccctcgtgttcattacagaTGGCATATTTGACTTGATATTTAGTTATTACTGCCATTATGTAATAAATATTTCAATAGGTAAGATGTGTAGATGGTTGGATATATTTACAGGCTCCAATTGGGTAAAGCTGctcttgttgttttttgttgcagTTTCTGGTAACAGTCAGTGGTGAATGTGAGGTGTGATTTCATTCTTACAGGCATCATGAGCTTGATGTGTCAGATACAGTGATTCAAAACAAATACGATTATTGTGCACTTCAATAGTTTATTCAGTCTACATGGAAGCTAAACAAACACCAAATACATCCAGTCTTGAGATGATATGCATTTAAGTGTCAAATCATATTTTCATATTTCACCGTGTTTCTGTAAGTCATTTACTTTTTCACTCAGCATCATGATGAAATCAGCAACATGGCTGAACCTGTGTTCACATCCGATGTTGTCTGGGAACTAGGAGGTTGTCGTTGCAATGACAGAGTAGAAAGGAAACAACCTTACAGCTCAACTGAATATATTAGCAGATGTCATCTAACAAAGACCACAGCTTTAACCCAATGATGTCGATGCTTGCTTTAACCACACTGGACCAAAGCCAAACTGACCCACAGCGGTTGCCATGGGTAATATGTGTATTATAATGAGCAGAGTGGTTGCCATGGGTAATATGTGTTCTAAAATAACCAGAGTGGTTGTTATGAGTGATTCAGAATAGTTGCCATTGGTGATTGATGTTCTAGAATGGTCAGAGGTGGAATAGATTCTGTGTGAGGTTTGGGGTGGTAGACTTCTAAGAACGGTCGGTGTCTGTGTTGGTTTGCGGTCATGTTGGTCAGGTTTAGGCTGCGGTGGCAAAGCCCACTTGGTTGCCTGTGCGGTCGTAGACGGAGTAGTACTGCATGAGGAATACATCTCCCAAAATCCACAGGGGCTGTCCGTTCTGGGACGGCAGGTAGGTGGGGGTGATCCCCACGGAGCAGACCTGGTTGTTCtggatagagaggagaacacgCATGTTGAGtgcaatacacacacaggcagataAACACAAATGCACTACTGACACATGGCTTAGTCATGCACAAGGCTTAACCTAACATTATCCTAACATCAGTCATGGATGGtaacacacggacagacacacacaaacacacacgacaCACTAACTTACCTGCTGAATGTATGCAGATGGCGGCAGGGGGAAGTTGACTCCATTGATGGTGAAGGTGAGAGTAGGCAGGCTGTTGATCTGGTTACAGTTCACTGTGTACTACATAAACAAACAATTCACAGACATGAGTGACACAAAACATCCCTGTACTGGTTTACTCTGGTCTGCACTGGTTTCCCCAACCTCTACTTTCTGGATTACACTGTTTTATGGTGTCAGTTAGTACTGGTCTGTTATGGTTTATAATGGCTTCCTGCTACCTGTCCGTACTGGTCCTGCTGGGCTCCAATGGACTGCATCAGCGTTCCCATGATCTGTGTCGGTGCAGTCAGCATGGAGGTGCCTGTATCCACGATGGCCTGGCAGCCCTGCCCACACCACCCTGTCTCCTGACCATTGATCTGGAACCTGGAGATGTACAAGGGTtagtgttagacagacagacattgacaGCGGCCTTAGACATTTTTCATCCCAGCTTTTCCAGTCTCTTGGTGGTTCTGATGTCAGTGTATGGTTAAGTATGTTTGGTTGGTGTGGTTGATCCTGACCCTTGGATGCCGATCTGCCAGTATGTCTGGGAGGTGACGGGAGTCCAGTAGATCTGACCCTGATACTTGGTGTTGTCCACTCCTCCGAACGACAGCTCACTGCCCTGCTGGCCGTCGCTGCACAGAAAAAGAGTTTTAAGTCATCTAACAGTTTTACAAATAGGCGGTTGGCAAGAAGATGGTTCACTCACAGAAGACACTTTTCTCCTCAAATCTTGTGCCTTATATCAGTGATATAGTTTCTGGAGCAGGAATAATGAATATAACATTGATTATGTACATAATTAATTAAGTAAGTACATTTTTAAAGTATATTTCCTGGTCAACTAGAAAGCGAACAAATTGGCTTACAGAAGGTTCTGTGATATCTGTGTATTTTATAATTAAATCTGGTAGTAGTACATTATATGTGTGGTAAGTAGTGGTAGGGGTACAAATGTCGGATCTTAACTTGATCATCACTTTTTTGTCACTGTTCATTTTCCTGCTGCATCAGGAAATACAAATGAGCCTTGTGGGTCCCTGTAAAAAGAGCAGTTGTCTTTCTGTCCATGCTGGGGCAGTCTATCAGGGCTTGCTTTTTAAATATCAAAATCCTCTCGCTCGCTGAAACGTTAGGTCTGGGTCAAATTACTGCAACATTCAAATGTACAAACATGTATCTGAAATGCAGTCATATACATAAACAACCATCGTTTGATATATAGCGTATTAACAGAAGATCGATATTGGTATCCACTAGACTATGAGAAGTTTCAAGTTTGTCCTAAGTTCAAAATTGAGTTAAATCGTGGGGTGAAGTGGGTTAGGGCTTCTGCCTTCAGCGAGCACGTATAACCCTACCATTCCCAGGTCATACGTTTCTGGCACAAATATTTCAATCCCCCCCCAATTTACTACATTTATTTACACATTTTAAAAATGGACAGTCTAAGGATATTTAACCCCCGATCTTAATTATAAATGACCATATCAGACACTTTTGGATAACATAAATAGGAAACCAATAAAATATTAAGTAAGGGCTGCACCAACATTAGTGTCGTGTCAATTCCCAACAGTGGATactttatttctattgtatggaatgcttttcaaatagATAAATCACCCGTAGTCTGTTCAAAAGTACTCTTGTTCTGATTACAATACCAACCAGAGGGTGAACATATCTTGAAACACTTTGGTTGCAAGCAGGACTAAGGTAACACTGATATCGTGTTTTAGGGAACGGCAATGAAGTGTGACAACAGCTACTGTTTGTTCCCTGGCTGAGTTGATGAGCTGATTTGGGCCATCTGATTGACAGATGTAGGTCTGCTGTGGAACGATAAACCTTCCTCCAGGGTGGACGCTTGTCCGTGTTTTATAGTTCGGCTATGTATTATTTGTGATTATAGTTCTAGTCCTTGGTGTGAATTGGAAGCCTGTACTGTGTGCCTTTTCAATATTTCATTAAAGCTGTCAAGTTGTTCATACATTTGAGCCTATCGAAGACGATTTTGTTGACTCATTTTGCTTCCTGAACACATTTAAATAAATGCAATTAACTTGTTGGTCTAATGTCGTCTCAGGCTGGTCACTAGATCACTCGGCACTGGATGCAAACTCATGAGGTTCGGAGTGAGCTGCTTATGGCAGATCACAATGCTCTAGCGAGCGTTAAGAATATTCTGAATACTGATGATACATAGGCGCTTcattttgttttaagccttccccaaaccatagccctaaACTTAACTGAATTCATTCCTGAACTGTTaacctttgagttgtttctgttttaatcATGTAACCACGCAAAATGAATGTGTCAAAAATAGTCATTGATCCATGAGTCAAATTTGAATCCAATGCCGACTCTGACATATATGTGCCGGGGTCAGTGCCTGTAACCGCTGGATCACACAGGATTTGAGGAAAACAATGATTAATTCTGCCTATTGCTTTCCTTCaacataggccgtcattgaaaataagaatttgttcttaactgacttgcctagtaaaataaaggtaaaataaaaaaatatatataataaaacagTTAATGTAAAACAACATATTTTCCCTAATGAAAATACATCTACCCCCTAAGAATATGGCCGTTTATTCTAATCCACGTAAGAATGAACACGAGACACGCCGTAGCCTTCACGTAGCCTACATAAGTTAGAATGTAGGTACGGTACTGCTTTGTGTATAAACACGCTTCCAGCTGCCCACTGGAACAGTTCTAAATCATTCTTCAGATATTCAAATCCTCcttctgcaggattattttcctcttGTGATGAAAGCAGTCCAATTAAGAGCTGACATCTGTAGTGGTATATGTGTGGTAAGTAGTGGTAGATATGTGGTATAAGTGATGGTAGGAGTACTGACCTGGTCAGGTAGAATGCAAATATGTTAGCCTGCAGAAGGTTCTGAGACATCATGTTGTCCATGACGGGAGTCTCTTGTCCGGCTGAGATGGAAGGGTAGGACAGGCCAAGGATACCATCAAACTGGGCCACAACAAAATTTTGACCTGGCTCGTTAGTACTCAGACCAATCTcctggttgttgatgacaatacCACCGACCTAAAGAGGTGACAAACAACACACACTCAGCATCATGGAAACACTTTGGTTTTATTAGAATGGAAGTACAGGTACTGTTGTGGCTTTTTACTGCATGTAGTGAAGAATAACTGTGGTAGAAGTAGTTAAGTATTTGTAAGGTTGTTATGGTGGGACTCACGTTGACGGTGTCGTATCCAAAGACTCCACTGAGACTGCCAGCTCCGTAGGGCAGGTAGAAAGTTTGCCCATTAGCTGAGTAGGTGGACGACTGCTGGGGGTTGAACTTTGTGTGGCTGTCTGCAGGAGGAAGGGACACAAACAACTTAAAGAGGAAATATACTGTCTACAATGTATTTATCTGGGAAGTGTGTAGAAGTGATATTGGACTTAAATATATCTGATAGTAGTAGAAGTACTGTTGTAGTAGTACAGTTAGTAACATTTACTGTTGAGGAAGTAGTAGTTAATTGATACACATAGTAGATAGTTGTAATATTGTCATGAAGCTATCCAGCTGTACTCACTGCAGGCCTGAGTGTTGCAGAGTACAGAGTCAACCCACAGGTTGGCAGAGCCAGTGTCAAACAACACCTGGAAGGACTGGGGGGGAGTACCGATGGTGATGGCTCCATAGTAGGTGGTCTGGAAAACACAACAGGGAAAGTATAGTTGACAAAAGAGGGGCTGCTAATACATTCATACAACAACACATCAGATCTAGAGTGGTTGGCGTGGTTTAGACTCTACTTCATGGAGTTAGACGTTATCTTGATGTGGTTGTTATCTAGTTAGACCTACAATTCACATTTTCTACGTTAGCCTACATCATAAAATTTCATTCTGGAATATGAAAATAGACTACCGTGGACATAGACAGGACATTGAGTAACATTCTAGATAGACCATAAGCTTGTGTATTATAGCATGTACGTACGTCGGCGTAGTTGTTGATGTACATGGTGGCGGAGCCAGCGAACTCGCTAGGAAAGTATTTGAGAGCGGGGTCTTGGTAGGGCAGGCGTTCTcctttctccatcattctctcacGGATTGACTTATGCTTCACCAGAGGGATCCTAGGGTAACAAGAACACAGATACACTCAGATATGAAGTCGAACTCTGCAAATGCAAATAGGTAGAGAGAGCGACAAGGAGTTATCATTGACTATGAGAGATGAGAAAAGAACATTTGTGTTTTAGAATTTAGGAAAAAGAGCAACTGAAAATGTcactgaaattgtgaaaaataaATAGTGAGTACTAACCTGTGGATTCCCTCAGCGAGCACAGCACATACCAGCACAATAACCAGACACTTCATGGTCACTCCTGAAATCACAACCAGTGGTGGATACACCTTAGCTTGGGTCAGGACTGATCTtatatactgtaccaaacacacATATGTGCACACATGAATGCAAGCGGGTGTGATATGGGTacgcttgagtgtgtgtgtgttcacatccCTTATCAGACTTAAGGAGGTGACCATCAGCTTCTTTTTCCCCTGACTGCACATTCTCTATTCAGTGTGCAGGCAAgcctctactcctctgtaccgATAGCAGCGTAAACCAAACATTACTATTAGTTTACTGAATCTTAAGGGAGATAACCAGATTAGATAAGATacagggctctattttaacaaaccaaaGGCAATGGTAAATCTTTTCGCTTACGGTAGCGCTATAGGTTCAGTGCAGTCAGAagtgtttttgttattttcaACCACAATTATGAGAAATCTCCAGacacaaacattggtagtagattggcctttactgaagagctcagtgacctgAAATGAAAAttcaatccaattttattggtcacgtatacatatttagcagatgttattgtgggtgtagtgaaacacatgtgttcctagctccaacagtgcagaagTATCTAACAGATCACAACATTACAAACTAAtctaaaagtatttaaaaaatgtcattaagaaatatataaatattagattgatcaatgtcggagtggcattgactgaaatacaatttaatacagtatatacatatgagcaAATCAAATTAGattattaaatcaaattgtacatacacatggttagcagatgttaattcgagtgtagcgaaatgattgtgcttcCAATttcgaccatgcagtaatatctaacaagtaatcaaaaAATTCACAACAACAAAGGCATGAATAAGAAGATGTACACAATAatgtatggatgagcgatggccgaacagcataggcatGATGCATTTGattgtatagagtacagtatatacgtatgaaatgagtaatgtagggtatgtaaacattatataacgtagcattgtttaaagtgactagtgatatatttattacatccaattttttattattaaagtggctagagatttgagtcagtgtgttggcagcaaccacttaatgttagtgatggctgtttaacagtcggatggccttgagatagaagctgtttttcagtctctcggttccagctttgattcacctgtactgaccacACCTTCTGTatgatagaggggtgaacaggccttGGCTTGgatggttgttgtctttgattatCTTTTGGCCTTGCTGTGACATCagctgctgtaggtgtcctggagggcaggttgtttgccccagtgatgcattgtgaagaccacaccaccctctggagagccctgaggtTCCCGGGCGGTGCATTTGCCATAGCATGCGGTGATACAGCCTAacaggatgttctcaattgtgcatctgtaaaagtttgagggttttaggggtCAAGACAAATGTATTCAGCCTCCAGAGGTTGAGgaggcactgttgcaccttcttcaccacactgtctgtgggtggaccatttccaccttctccactgctgttccatcgatgtggataggggcatgctcactctgctgtttcctgatgtccacgatcacctcctttattttgttgacgttgaggtagaggttattttcctggcaccactccaccatggctctcacctcctccatgtaggctgtctcatcattgttgataatcaggcctactacttttgtgtcgtctgcacacttgatgattgagttggaggcgagtgtggccacacagtcattgataaacagggagtacaggagggggctgagcatgcacccatgtagggtccctgtgttgaggatcagcgaagtggaggtgttgtttcctaccttcaccacctaggggcggcccatCCTGAAGTCCaggacctagttgcacagggcggggttcagacccagggccccgaacTTAATGATAAGctcggagggtactatggtgttgaaggcagagctatagtcaatgaacagcattcttacatagatattcctcttgtccagatgggatagggtagtgtgcagtgtgatggtgatgacatcatctgtggatctagtAGCAATTTGACGTGGGTCTATGGTCTATGGTGTGAGGTGATATaatccttaactagtctctcaaagcacttcatgatgacagaagtgagtgctaaaaGGTTATAATAATTTAATtgagttacctttgctttcttgggt
Coding sequences within it:
- the LOC121840072 gene encoding gastricsin-like → MKCLVIVLVCAVLAEGIHRIPLVKHKSIRERMMEKGERLPYQDPALKYFPSEFAGSATMYINNYADTTYYGAITIGTPPQSFQVLFDTGSANLWVDSVLCNTQACNSHTKFNPQQSSTYSANGQTFYLPYGAGSLSGVFGYDTVNVGGIVINNQEIGLSTNEPGQNFVVAQFDGILGLSYPSISAGQETPVMDNMMSQNLLQANIFAFYLTSDGQQGSELSFGGVDNTKYQGQIYWTPVTSQTYWQIGIQGFQINGQETGWCGQGCQAIVDTGTSMLTAPTQIMGTLMQSIGAQQDQYGQYTVNCNQINSLPTLTFTINGVNFPLPPSAYIQQNNQVCSVGITPTYLPSQNGQPLWILGDVFLMQYYSVYDRTGNQVGFATAA